In Dermacentor silvarum isolate Dsil-2018 chromosome 2, BIME_Dsil_1.4, whole genome shotgun sequence, the following proteins share a genomic window:
- the LOC119442076 gene encoding protein furry isoform X1 has protein sequence MASQNNPEGKNWSNPASGGTTNNVSQSALVLPWGARKERQPFPPGIHFDTDVKPGEFVLRVLFAEFTLQAEKKIRTVLAEPLERPVSKSLQRGEDAVFDQLLSAFGSVAEHCLPSLLRTLFAWYDRQTVETVDMQRPRADSRAKSESEPRSDRDYLHERRDLAIEFIFCLVLIEVLKQLPLHPGHEDLVSHIESLAFKHFRYRESSQTGPNAQNYNIVADLYAEVVAVLAQSRFQSVRKRFMAELKELRAKEPSPHTTQSIISLLMGMKFFRVKMAPIEEFEASFQFMQECASYFLEAKDKDVKHALAGLFVEILVPVAATVKTEVNVPCLKNFVEMLYSQTLDLCTKKKHSLALFPLVTCLLCVSQKLFFLQNWHCFLAMCLSHLKHRDPKMCRVALESLYRLLWVYMIRVKCESNTATQTRLQSIVNSLFPKGSKAVVPRDTPLNIFVKIIQFIAQERLDFAMKEIVFDLLSVGRPIKIILTPERMSIGLRAFLVVADSLQQKEGCPPMPRTVGVLPSGNTLRVKKTFINKVLTEDTAKSIGMSQYYYYVRKAFDDILKALDVQFGRPLMMTTTQNANKEPDDMITGERKPKIDLFRTCVAAVPRLIPDGMRRQELVEMLSRLTVHMDEELRGLAFQALQNMVLDFPEWREDVIQGFIQFILQEVNDTFPQLLDNALRVLLQFLTTWKNALNGCGVKKEVPEIRIEQMTSALHLVEGVALVMLCNCRLSTRRLAAHILKETKVVMKLQLPPRAEEPVVDVIDRACPVAIEKCLPYLPASEKSAVLSAPVVDLQWLAERSSSAWTTGSPEGSTENSNRSPLDVLDLSCMDAWCACLMSFIHQDYVLKHCPTAVTQSWPIVTSRITCLFTHIELNPVNDNRASLLRTATVKKAPTERDVYLSLWRNYLLYACRVAPSNSNITVRYLSPDLSFSSSPENMSSDRAEHRFTGISNSGISASTLFKQIVPLLRSEQMDLRGAVVLGLSHVNSLALKDLMEELVGYIREAIDRKQENVRRRRRRDILRLQLTRLMESVAEHGTFGVSSCILDRDAGTLNTSFVEYIDGARLFLESENDKDVPEIVQEIKLHFCNFVHKLIKSFSLENHTHLLGHDLRRNLFYLFATWSGNLGVPFGVVEKRNSADESLTELEFSALQAMSSVLCCGPCMDPPGLNEESVIYHWLDSLLRSNDERLYHLAQETVVLLLDFNQDAGMLLDWLVDRCYTGEPQLADGCFTALATVFSVREYPCDHYMAIICVTLLNAGCPRANIQEMALQLLHILDHRFFHSKSALTIEDDQQDSIQLRHRSLSGDGLIIAGYPCSQEELCRQMAQVHPELTMRLFSEVTGRFQTARPEVRQNLLRCLLPWLGNMHLVDPHLTPGHPQELEALAPGERREGWGSAEATEMVLNNLFYLTAKFGDQHPKETEELWALLCRSGASNLRVVVRYLLIVAGLAPGELLPSAKRVALHMGRACPDRLLDALLAEMQLAETLGFSVERTETPPFFRLTSARKGSSSHSDDGNQAPDVAQERGTLHTKRRSTEDGSNECRGGSLRSNSSDRSRQDRSMLLSADEPRQESQPDEEPEALDNFALLRRAAESEAKPETPQPHPLPMPEYGGYYAPLSEFLPESSLPVVGFHRCNLAVMLLTDVVVSGVPLDWGPHLPMLLHVLFLGLDHARPLVHEHCTRLLLNLLVVVAQHRDHLGIARILLDNRVRQLGYGIHSQPRVLSTANFTEPVSMTDAMAAHPTPAAAAASVQDQSSTSQCNTATSSSTATTMTMTMTTTGCQTNTQSSSNQPNSESTVRIKLGGTDLEQEVCCSRPIEATIKALIDFLASKKDSPLWAYEDITAKVWTVKSAEQLSTFVHHVVTVFKDSLPQAHIEQRWAQVALQLALSCSSRHYAGRSLQIFRALRVPVTTRMLVDILSRLVETVAEQGEDMQGYVTELMLTLEEGVDSLDTNLRIDDLMREIFQSAPNIAGKDNRRSAPPPLDSPVGTPFVSHIRSTSYSVSYSGKKLPESPTSDCRESRSRAYTDDEARLRGNSLGRSRSALSLKMADEQYTQEDKMTLLAQFFWIAVSLLDSDYEHEFLLALRLLDKVLSKQPLENTDFLEKVDKIQHQMKWPGFPGLHALLLKGCTSPAAFDQTINILCQLTHHLDVPVVDPTESLAFPFHVMALLPYLLLNFDDPAPLCVRAAKAIAQVCMERSQKLENLATVMTLYSQHSFSKENLQWTKCVVKYLYDAYSHVFISIVSFLVETVEKGPPSLMQHMLNVLYCILLYMDIQSAAQTINADLLRAIARHVEGSHWKDVLKILKHVVARSSSLAAPPSSVPASLSGVTTADCISIASSTSFAESEFSAKRELPGRTIDFTFDLSITPVVGLNPDTKEETNETKEEKSSPRRSLSHNHSFSENGSLGGWRRPWLSQGRTREHLISLLTACGQRVGLPKSPSVIFSQTSDVAERQSSMCSSTEEVSATNNDVSADSKLDDGTHSDQQFGIFKDFDFLEYELESQEGESMDNFNWGVRRRSPPNFEVQCAGVVQPSGSDSSITVRYSVATPRREESSDDDAGSVSPLYDHSELPSCTSSLVFPAISLPLKGSFRRPGSPVSVSSQSFVSDGDLTLSNTSPSFSPLTATAPPLDDAEDAWRASLHRLMAASSEDTSSIYQTLGRLLRESFRKVSRMTRESCQLLSGTDCLRRVTALFLNVLDVLATQAELPFVYVDPQVTSIGRGGAVTERLRCLVLEEQEHWETFLEKREHLAEAADAVRSGAKLEALGEALSQELLLEQRLDLCRALYRLHFQVLLLLEGYRRLLEQLGWAAPQWQLADLSQELTAVRSEVLRSIEDTESERLSPPPPQGAESADPEDTLAALLNERRWAEVARHLHGQHSPGEEEDLEAVLAAYCQHLSQQRAGMPPFFAMTHPDPDLAVVGQRLRELSLQLSSALHALDIGAVAGAMVTSPDHTCVFDSSLFRKSDC, from the exons ATGGCATCGCAGAATAATCCCGAAGGCAAAAACTGGTCGAATCCCGCCAGTGGCGGCACGACCAACAATGTGAGCCAATCTGCATTAGTTCTTCCGTGGGGCGCTCGCAAGGAGCGACAGCCGTTTCCCCCGGGAATACACTTTGATACTGATGTCAAACCCGGTGAATTTGTGTTGCGCGTGCTCTTTGCTGAGTTTACACTGCAAGCGGAGAAAAAAATTCGCACTGTGCTCGCTGAGCCACTGGAGCGACCAGTTTCCAAGTCATTGCAACGGGGCGAGGATGCTGTGTTCGATCAGCTGCTGTCCGCGTTCGGTTCAGTGGCCGAGCACTGCCTCCCGTCGTTACTGCGCACCCTGTTTGCATGGTATGACCGGCAAACGGTGGAGACCGTCGACATGCAGAGGCCGCGCGCGGACTCGCGGGCCAAGAGCGAGTCTGAACCCCGCAGTGACCGTGACTACTTGCACGAACGCAGAGATCTTGCGATTGAGTTCATCTTCTGCCTGGTGCTCATCGAAGTGCTCAAGCAGCTGCCGCTGCACCCGGGACACGAAGATCTGGTCAGCCACATCGAATCGCTGGCCTTCAAGCACTTTCGCTACCGCGAAAGTTCGCAGACAGGCCCGAACGCTCAGAATTACAACATTGTAGCCGACTTGTACGCCGAAGTAGTGGCTGTGCTGGCGCAGTCACGATTCCAATCGGTGCGCAAGCGTTTCATGGCCGAGCTGAAGGAGCTTCGCGCCAAGGAGCCAAGCCCTCACACAACACAGAGCATCATTAGCTTACTCATGGGCATGAAATTCTTCCGCGTGAAGATGGCACCCATAGAGGAGTTTGAAGCTTCATTTCAGTTCATGCAAGAATGTGCCAGTTACTTCCTCGAGGCCAAGGACAAGGATGTCAAACATGCCCTTGCTGGCCTTTTTGTCGAGATCCTTGTTCCTGTCGCTGCTACTGTCAAGACGGAAGTTAATGTACCATGTCTAAAAAACTTTGTCGAAATGTTGTACTCGCAAACCCTTGACCTCTGCACCAAGAAAAAGCACAGTCTGGCACTGTTTCCACTGGTGACCTGTTTGCTTTGTGTGAGCCAAAAACTATTTTTCCTTCAGAATTGGCACTGCTTTCTTGCAATGTGTCTCTCTCACCTCAAGCATCGGGATCCAAAGATGTGTCGTGTGGCACTAGAGTCACTGTACCGACTGCTTTGGGTATACATGATTCGTGTAAAGTGCGAGAGCAACACGGCTACACAGACTAGGCTTCAGAGCATTGTTAACTCACTTTTCCCGAAGGGGTCCAAAGCAGTTGTGCCACGGGACACCCCACTGAACATTTTTGTCAAGATCATTCAGTTCATAGCGCAGGAGCGCCTTGACTTTGCCATGAAAGAAATTGTGTTTGATCTGCTCTCTGTTGGCAGGCCAATCAAGATAATTCTTACCCCTGAGAGAATGAGCATTGGATTGCGAGCTTTTCTCGTCGTTGCTGACAGCCTGCAACAAAAAGAGGGCTGTCCACCAATGCCTCGAACTGTTGGTGTTCTTCCATCAGGAAACACCCTCAGGGTGAAAAAGACATTTATTAACAAAGTGCTCACAGAGGACACTGCCAAGAGTATCGGCATGTCTCAGTACTACTACTACGTTCGAAAGGCTTTTGATGACATCCTTAAAGCACTTGATGTCCAGTTTGGTAGACCTCTAATGATGACTACAACACAAAATGCCAACAAGGAACCAGATGACATGATAACGGGGGAGCGAAAACCCAAGATTGACCTTTTTCGCACCTGTGTTGCTGCAGTGCCACGACTAATtcctgatggaatgcgaaggCAAGAACTAGTGGAGATGCTGTCAAGGTTGACAGTTCACATGGATGAGGAATTGCGTGGCTTGGCATTTCAGGCACTGCAGAACATGGTGCTGGACTTTCCGGAATGGAGAGAGGACGTCATTCAAGGTTTCATCCAGTTTATTCTTCAGGAAGTCAATGACACATTTCCACAACTGCTGGACAATGCCTTGCGCGTGCTGCTACAGTTCTTGACCACATGGAAGAATGCTCTAAATGGTTGTGGCGTCAAGAAGGAGGTGCCGGAGATACGAATCGAACAGATGACAAGTGCCTTGCATCTTGTTGAGGGTGTGGCTTTGGTAATGCTCTGCAACTGTAGGTTGTCTACACGACGTCTTGCAGCTCACATCCTCAAGGAGACCAAGGTTGTAATGAAACTGCAGCTGCCACCACGTGCAGAAGAGCCTGTTGTGGATGTCATTGACCGAGCTTGCCCAGTTGCCATTGAAAAGTGTCTGCCCTACCTTCCAGCTTCAGAGAAGTCGGCAGTCCTGTCTGCGCCAGTCGTGGATCTACAGTGGCTGGCTGAGCGATCCAGCTCAGCTTGGACCACAGGCAGCCCTGAAGGCAGTACGGAAAACTCTAACAGAAGTCCCTTGGATGTTCTAGATTTGTCTTGCATGGATGCCTGGTGTGCGTGCCTCATGAGTTTCATCCACCAGGACTATGTTCTGAAGCATTGTCCTACAGCTGTGACACAGTCATGGCCGATTGTGACCTCACGGATCACTTGTCTCTTCACTCACATCGAACTCAATCCAGTGAATGACAACCGAGCTTCGCTTCTTCGTACTGCAACTGTCAAAAAGGCACCCACAGAAAGGGATGTGTATCTCAGCCTGTGGAGAAACTACCTTCTTTATGCCTGCCGTGTCGCACCTTCCAACAGCAACATCACCGTTCGCTATCTCTCGCCTGACCTGAGCTTCAGCTCCTCTCCCGAGAACATGTCTTCTGACCGGGCTGAACATAGGTTTACAGGCATCAGCAACAGTGGAATAAGTGCTTCTACATTGTTCAAGCAGATTGTGCCCCTTTTAAGAAGCGAACAGATGGATCTGAGAGGAGCTGTTGTCCTCGGATTGTCTCATGTCAACAGTCTTGCGCTCAAGGATTTGATGGAAGAACTGGTTGGCTACATCCGAGAGGCCATTGACAGAAAGCAGGAAAATGTACGTCGCAGGAGACGACGTGACATACTTCGCCTCCAGCTTACACGACTGATGGAATCGGTCGCCGAGCATGGTACCTTTGGAGTGAGTTCCTGCATTCTGGACCGTGATGCTGGCACACTCAATACCTCTTTTGTGGAGTACATTGACGGGGCACGACTCTTTCTCGAAAGTGAGAATGACAAGGACGTGCCCGAAATTGTGCAGGAGATCAAGCTTCACTTCTGCAACTTTGTCCATAAGCTCATCAAGAGCTTTTCTTTGGAGAATCACACTCACCTCCTCGGCCATGATCTGAGGCGCAACCTTTTCTATCTTTTCGCCACATGGAGTGGAAATCTCGGTGTGCCCTTCGGCGTTGTAGAGAAGCGAAATTCGGCCGATGAGAGCCTCACAGAATTGGAATTCTCAGCACTCCAGGCAATGTCCTCTGTTCTTTGCTGTGGGCCGTGCATGGACCCGCCTGGCCTGAACGAAGAGAGCGTCATCTACCACTGGTTGGACAGCCTGCTTAGGTCCAATGATGAAAGGTTATACCACCTGGCTCAAGAGACAGTTGTCCTGTTGTTGGACTTCAATCAAGATGCAGGCATGCTGTTGGACTGGCTCGTGGACCGCTGCTACACCGGGGAACCTCAGCTGGCAGATGGCTGTTTCACAGCACTTGCAACGGTGTTTAGTGTGCGTGAATACCCGTGCGACCACTACATGGCCATCATCTGCGTCACGCTTCTGAATGCCGGTTGTCCGAGGGCAAACATTCAGGAGATGGCACTGCAGCTGCTGCACATTCTCGACCATCGCTTCTTCCACTCCAAGTCGGCCCTCACCATAGAGGACGACCAACAGGACAGCATACAACTGCGTCATCGTTCCCTCTCTGGTGACGGTCTCATCATAGCTGGCTACCCTTGCTCCCAG GAAGAGCTGTGCCGTCAGATGGCTCAGGTGCATCCTGAGCTGACCATGCGGCTCTTCTCGGAGGTGACAGGACGGTTCCAGACAGCACGGCCAGAAGTGCGCCAGAATTTGCTTCGATGCCTGCTGCCCTGGCTGGGAAACATGCACCTCGTTGATCCACACTTGACCCCTGGCCATCCTCAGGAGCTTGA GGCTTTAGCACCTGGTGAACGTCGAGAGGGCTGGGGATCGGCTGAAGCCACAGAAATGGTGCTGAACAACTTATTCTACCTGACGGCAAAGTTTGGGGACCAGCATCCCAAG GAGACGGAAGAACTGTGGGCCCTGCTGTGTCGCAGTGGGGCCTCCAATCTGCGAGTGGTGGTGCGCTACCTGCTGATTGTGGCGGGGCTAGCCCCCGGAGAGCTGCTCCCATCAGCCAAGCGCGTGGCATTACACATGGGGCGTGCCTGCCCTGATCGGCTGCTGGATGCCCTCCTTGCAGAGATGCAGCTGGCTGAGACGCTGGGCTTCTCAGTCGAGCGAACCGAGACGCCACCATTCTTCCGTCTCACCAGCGCCCGCAAGGGCAGCAGCAGCCACTCAGATGACGGCAACCAG GCTCCAGATGTTGCCCAGGAACGTGGCACACTGCACACCAAGCGACGCAGCACAGAGGACGGTTCAAACGAGTGTCGAGGTGGTTCTCTGAGGAGCAACTCTAGCGACCGGTCGCGTCAAGACCGCTCGATGTTGCTGTCTGCTGACGAGCCCAGG CAGGAGTCCCAGCCAGATGAGGAGCCAGAAGCACTGGACAACTTTGCCTTGCTGCGTCGGGCGGCTGAATCAGAAGCAAAGCCAGAGACACCTCAGCCACATCCGTTGCCAATGCCTGAATATGGTGGCTATTATGCACCACTGTCTGAGTTCCTTCCTGAAAGCTCTCTGCCTGTGGTAGGCTTTCACAG gTGTAACTTGGCGGTCATGTTGCTCACGGATGTTGTGGTGAGTGGCGTGCCTCTGGATTGGGGGCCTCACCTGCCCATGCTGCTCCACGTGCTCTTCCTTGGGCTCGATCATGCTCGGCCGCTCGTGCACGAACACTGCACTCGCCTCTTGCTCAATTTGCTTGTTGTCGTGGCTCAGCACAGGGACCACCTGGGGATTGCACGCATCCTTCTCGACAACCGTGTTCGCCAACTGGGTTATGGCATACATTCCCAGCCACGCGTGCTGTCCACTGCCAACTTTACGGAGCCAGTGTCAATGACTGATGCCATGGCTGCTCACCCTACACCAGCTGCTGCAGCCGCCTCAGTTCAAGACCAGTCATCAACCAGCCAGTGCAACACGGCTACCTCGTCGTCGACAGCAACGActatgacgatgacgatgacaacCACTGGATGCCAAACCAATACTCAGtctagcagcaaccagccaaacTCTGAGTCCACTGTGCGAATCAAGCTGGGAGGCACAGACCTAGAACAAGAAGTTTGTTGTTCACGGCCCATTGAAGCAACAATCAAGGCCCTAATCGACTTCCTTGCTTCTAAGAAAGACTCGCCCTTGTGGGCTTATGAAGACATCACAGCCAAAGTGTGGACCGTGAAAAGTGCGGAGCAGCTGAGCACATTTGTTCATCATGTGGTGACCGTCTTCAAGGACTCGCTTCCGCAGGCTCACATTGAGCAGCGGTGGGCACAAGTTGCCCTGCAGCTGGCGCTCTCGTGCTCGTCACGTCACTATGCAGGCCGCTCGCTGCAGATCTTTCGTGCATTGCGCGTGCCAGTAACGACACGCATGCTGGTCGACATCTTGTCGCGCCTCGTTGAAACTGTCGCTGAACAGGGAGAGGACATGCAGGGCTATGTAACAGAGCTAATGCTCACCCTCGAGGAAGGTGTTGACTCTCTGGACACAAACCTCAGAATTGATGATCTGATGCGAGAGATATTTCAATCAGCACCAAACATTGCTGGAAAAGATAACCGAAGGAGTGCTCCCCCACCCTTGGACTCTCCAGTTGGAACCCCGTTTGTTTCTCACATACGCAGCACTTCGTACTCAGTCTCCTACTCTGGTAAAAAGCTGCCCGAAAGTCCAACATCTGACTGCCGTGAGTCCAGGTCACGTGCATATACAGACGATGAGGCAAGGTTGCGGGGAAACAGCCTAGGACGTTCTCGCAGCGCTCTCTCACTGAAAATGGCTGACGAACAGTACACCCAAGAAGATAAGATGACCCTGTTGGCACAGTTCTTTTGGATCGCTGTGTCCCTTCTCGATTCTGACTATGAGCATGAGTTCCTACTTGCGCTGCGCTTGTTGGACAAGGTGCTCAGCAAGCAGCCACTGGAGAACACAGACTTCCTGGAAAAAGTGGACAAGATCCAGCACCAGATGAAGTGGCCCGGCTTTCCTGGACTGCATGCTCTGCTGCTAAAGGGTTGCACCAGTCCGGCTGCATTTGACCAGACCATCAACATCCTTTGCCAGCTGACCCATCACCTAGACGTGCCAGTCGTGGACCCTACAGAATCACTGGCTTTCCCATTTCACGTAATGGCGCTGCTTCCATACCTGCTTTTGAACTTTGATGACCCTGCTCCATTGTGCGTCCGTGCTGCAAAGGCCATTGCCCAGGTGTGCATGGAGAGATCGCAAAAGCTGGAGAACCTTGCCACAGTAATGACTCTCTACAGCCAGCACTCATTCAGCAAAGAGAACCTGCAGTGGACCAAGTGTGTGGTCAAGTACCTCTATGATGCCTACTCTCATGTATTCATTAGCATAGTCTCTTTCCTCGTTGAGACAGTGGAAAAAGGACCTCCCTCGTTAATGCAGCATATGCTCAACGTCCTCTACTGTATTCTCCTCTACATGGACATCCAAAGTGCGGCACAGACAATCAATGCTGACCTTCTGCGAGCCATTGCTCGCCACGTGGAGGGCTCTCACTGGAAGGACGTGTTAAAGATCTTGAAGCATGTTGTGGCTCGGTCATCCAGCTTGGCTGCACCGCCTTCATCAGTTCCTGCGTCCCTTTCGGGTGTAACCACAGCTGATTGCATTAGTATTGCCTCCAGCACTTCATTTGCTGAATCGGAGTTTTCTGCCAAGCGAGAGCTGCCCGGTCGCACCATTGATTTTACGTTTGACCTCTCCATAACCCCCGTCGTAGGCCTAAACCCCGACACCAAGGAGGAGACAAATGAGACCAAAGAAGAGAAGAGCTCCCCGAGGCGCAGCTTGTCGCACAATCATTCCTTCAGTGAAAATGGCTCTCTCGGTGGCTGGAGGCGCCCTTGGCTGTCGCAGGGACGAACTCGCGAGCACCTCATCAGCCTGTTGACGGCCTGTGGCCAACGTGTTGGGCTTCCTAAAAGTCCCTCGGTCATTTTCAGCCAGACCAGCGACGTTGCCGAGCGTCAGTCCTCCATGTGCAGCAGTACAGAGGAAGTGTCTGCCACCAACAACGATGTCTCGGCTGACAGCAAGCTGGACGATGGCACACACAGTGACCAGCAGTTTGGCATCTTTAAGGACTTTGATTTCCTCGAGTACGAGCTGGAAAGTCAGGAAGGCGAGAGCATGGACAACTTCAACTGGGGAGTGCGGCGCCGGTCGCCCCCCAATTTCGAGGTGCAGTGCGCAGGTGTGGTCCAGCCCTCTGGATCTGACTCCAGCATCACTGTGCGCTACAGTGTCGCCACACCCAGGCGGGAAGAGTCATCTGATGACGATGCTGGCAGTGTTTCACCCCTCTACGATCACTCGGAGCTGCCAAGTTGCACAAGCAGCCTCGTCTTCCCCGCAATTTCACTGCCTCTCAAAGGCAGCTTTCGGAGACCTGGAAGCCCTGTGTCGGTATCATCGCAGAGCTTTGTCAGTGATGGTGACCTCACCCTTAGCAATACTTCGCCGAGCTTCTCTCCACTGACTGCGACTGCACCGCCACTTGATGATGCGGAAGATGCCTGGAGAGCGAGCCTACACCGCCTGATGGCTGCCTCTTCAGAGGACACCAGTTCCATCTACCAGACGCTGGGGCGCCTGCTACGAGAGTCATTCCGTAAAGTCTCCCGCATGACACGAGAGTCCTGCCAGCTACTGTCCGGCACAGACTGCCTCCGCCGTGTGACTGCCCTGTTTCTCAACGTGCTTGATGTGCTGGCCACTCAAGCAGAACTGCCCTTCGTCTATGTGGACCCGCAAGTGACTTCCATA GGCCGCGGAGGAGCAGTGACAGAGCGTCTGCGATGCCTGGTGCTGGAGGAGCAGGAGCACTGGGAGACGTTCTTGGAGAAGCGGGAGCATCTGGCGGAGGCAGCGGATGCCGTGCGTTCGGGTGCCAAGCTGGAGGCCCTCGGTGAAGCCCTCTCCCAGGAACTCCTCCTGGAGCAGCGCCTTGACCTCTGCCGTGCCCTCTACCGGCTACACTTTCAG GTCCTGCTGCTGCTAGAAGGCTACCGGCGCCTGCTGGAGCAACTTGGCTGGGCTGCGCCGCAGTGGCAACTAGCCGACCTGTCCCAGGAGCTGACGGCCGTGCGCAGCGAGGTGCTGCGCTCTATTGAAGACACTGAGAGTGAACGACTTTCGCCACCACCTCCTCAGGGCGCTGAATCTGCCGACCCCGAGGACACCCTGGCTGCACTGCTGAACGAACGGCGGTGGGCCGAAGTGGCCAGGCACCTACACGG CCAACACAGCCCTGGAGAGGAGGAAGACCTAGAAGCTGTGCTTGCCGCCTACTGCCAGCATCTTAGCCAGCAGCGAGCGGGCATGCCGCCATTTTTCGCCATGACCCATCCTGATCCAGACCTGGCGGTAGTTGGACAGCGGCTGCGGGAGCTCAGTTTGCAGCTGTCCTCTGCACTGCATGCCTTGGATATTGGCGCTGTGGCAGGCGCCATGGTAACATCGCCGGACCACACCTGCGTTTTTGACTCCTCGCTCTTCCGCAAGTCTGACTGCTGA